In Streptomyces sp. NBC_00569, a single genomic region encodes these proteins:
- a CDS encoding SAM-dependent methyltransferase — protein sequence MGDDAPRHDSAEQLHQRIDSSKAHPARVYDVFLGGKDNYAADRDAAAAALAANPRGYLDVRHNRDFMRRSVNYLTREAGLRQFLDIGTGLPTQENVHQVAQRIAPGARIVYVDNDPVVLAHARALLASGPQGATAYIDADLRDPAKILQAAAGTIDLDAPVALGLVAILHFIEDAEAYEIVRSLVDALPPGSALFLSHLTSDLNAEKIAKVAETYHERGFTFVLRSADEVRRFFTENGLEIVEPGIVPAHHWRPDHVADHDGGAGRDEAYVASLDPIEQTMYRDINDVTDDDINVYAAVAFKR from the coding sequence ATGGGCGACGACGCTCCCCGGCACGACTCCGCCGAGCAGTTGCACCAGCGGATCGACAGCTCCAAGGCGCACCCTGCGCGGGTGTACGACGTCTTCCTCGGCGGCAAGGACAACTACGCGGCCGACCGGGACGCGGCGGCCGCCGCCCTCGCGGCGAACCCGCGCGGCTACCTCGACGTGCGGCACAACCGCGACTTCATGCGGCGCTCGGTGAACTACCTGACGCGCGAGGCGGGCCTGCGCCAGTTCCTCGACATCGGCACGGGCCTGCCGACTCAGGAGAACGTGCACCAGGTCGCCCAGCGCATCGCCCCCGGGGCGCGGATCGTCTACGTCGACAACGACCCCGTCGTCCTCGCGCACGCCCGCGCCCTCCTGGCGAGCGGCCCGCAGGGCGCGACGGCCTACATCGACGCGGACCTGCGCGACCCGGCGAAGATCCTCCAGGCCGCCGCGGGCACCATCGACCTGGACGCGCCGGTCGCGCTCGGGCTCGTGGCGATCCTGCACTTCATCGAGGACGCGGAGGCGTACGAGATCGTGCGCTCGCTGGTGGACGCGCTGCCTCCGGGCAGTGCGCTGTTCCTGAGCCATCTCACCTCCGACCTGAACGCCGAGAAGATCGCCAAGGTGGCCGAGACGTACCACGAGCGCGGCTTCACGTTCGTGCTCCGCTCGGCGGACGAGGTGCGCCGGTTCTTCACGGAGAACGGCCTGGAGATCGTCGAGCCGGGCATCGTGCCCGCCCATCACTGGCGGCCCGACCACGTCGCCGACCACGACGGGGGCGCCGGCCGCGACGAGGCGTATGTGGCGAGCCTCGACCCGATCGAGCAGACGATGTACCGCGACATCAACGACGTCACCGACGACGACATCAACGTGTACGCGGCGGTGGCCTTCAAGCGCTGA
- a CDS encoding radical SAM protein produces MQSRTALVEDLMERFPHVPREAVFKEDLLRGGVAFDKSALSDNESGDVKPKSYFIFSFDHGTLPELGEAALRRPPEEIILTGGPYDLRRTVVSVRVNPSSPYRVAADEDGMLGLYLDGKRISDVGVPPMPEYYRHKLSNGKSVMEVAPTIQWGYLIYLTVFRVCQYFGAKEECQYCDINHNWRQHKAAGRPYTGVKDVDEVLEALEIIDKYDTTKASTAYTLTGGAITSKLQGRDEADFYGLYAKAIEEHFPGRWIGKVVAQALPKDDVQRFKDYGVQIYHPNYEVWDRRLFELYCPGKERYVGRDEWHKRILDSADVFGARNVIPNFVAGVEMAEPSGFTTVDEAIASTTEGLRFFMSHGITPRFTTWCPEPTTPLGKANPQGAPLEYHIRLLEAYRSTMEEYGLSSPPGYGPAGAGRAVFSVSSFMDSLAPKTAPAG; encoded by the coding sequence ATGCAGAGCCGCACGGCACTGGTCGAGGACCTGATGGAGCGCTTCCCGCACGTACCGCGGGAAGCGGTGTTCAAGGAGGACCTGCTGCGCGGCGGCGTGGCGTTCGACAAGTCCGCGCTCAGCGACAACGAGTCCGGTGACGTCAAGCCGAAGTCGTACTTCATCTTCTCCTTCGACCACGGCACGCTCCCCGAGCTCGGCGAGGCCGCGCTGCGCCGCCCGCCGGAGGAGATCATCCTCACCGGCGGCCCGTACGACCTGCGGCGCACGGTCGTCTCGGTCCGCGTGAACCCGTCGTCGCCCTACCGCGTCGCGGCCGACGAGGACGGGATGCTCGGTCTCTACCTCGACGGGAAGCGGATCTCGGACGTCGGCGTCCCGCCGATGCCGGAGTACTACCGGCACAAGCTCTCCAACGGAAAGTCCGTCATGGAGGTGGCGCCCACCATCCAGTGGGGCTACCTGATCTATCTGACCGTCTTCCGCGTCTGCCAGTACTTCGGCGCCAAGGAGGAGTGCCAGTACTGCGACATCAACCACAACTGGCGCCAGCACAAGGCGGCCGGCCGGCCGTACACCGGCGTCAAGGACGTCGACGAGGTCCTCGAAGCCCTCGAGATCATCGACAAGTACGACACCACGAAGGCGTCCACCGCCTACACGCTCACCGGCGGCGCGATCACCTCCAAGCTCCAGGGCCGCGACGAGGCCGACTTCTACGGCCTGTACGCCAAGGCCATCGAGGAGCACTTCCCCGGCCGCTGGATCGGCAAGGTCGTCGCCCAGGCGCTGCCCAAGGACGACGTGCAGCGCTTCAAGGACTACGGCGTGCAGATCTACCACCCCAACTACGAGGTGTGGGACCGCCGCCTGTTCGAGCTGTACTGCCCCGGCAAGGAGCGCTACGTCGGCCGCGACGAGTGGCACAAGCGCATCCTCGACTCGGCGGACGTCTTCGGCGCGCGCAACGTGATCCCGAACTTCGTGGCCGGCGTCGAGATGGCCGAGCCCTCCGGCTTCACCACCGTCGACGAGGCCATCGCCTCCACCACCGAGGGCCTGCGCTTCTTCATGTCGCACGGCATCACGCCCCGCTTCACCACGTGGTGCCCCGAGCCGACCACCCCGCTCGGCAAGGCCAATCCGCAGGGCGCGCCGCTGGAGTACCACATCCGGCTCCTGGAGGCCTACCGCTCCACGATGGAGGAGTACGGCCTCTCCTCGCCTCCCGGCTACGGTCCCGCGGGCGCTGGCCGCGCCGTGTTCTCCGTCAGCTCGTTCATGGACAGCCTCGCGCCGAAGACCGCCCCGGCCGGCTAG
- the mmuM gene encoding homocysteine S-methyltransferase: MTSPSLAEALAAGTVVLDGGLSNQLESAGYDLSDELWSARLLAERPEAIVAAHLAYYEAGASVAITSSYQATFEGFARRGVSRERAAELLSLSVESAREAARRAEAKGVPGPLWVAASAGPYGAMLADGSEYRGRYGLTVAELEAFHRPRLVALAAAGPDMLALETVPDTDEARALLRAVRGLGVPAWLSYSVAGDRTRAGQPLEEAFALAADADEIVAVGVNCCAPEDVEPAVALAARVTGKPVVAYPNSGESWDAEGRGWRGAATFTADRVAGWERAGARLIGGCCRVGPGQIAALAAAVRH, encoded by the coding sequence ATGACGTCACCCTCGCTCGCCGAAGCTCTCGCCGCCGGGACGGTCGTCCTGGACGGCGGGCTCTCCAACCAGCTGGAGTCCGCCGGGTACGACCTGAGCGACGAACTGTGGTCGGCCCGGCTGCTCGCCGAGCGGCCCGAGGCGATCGTGGCGGCGCATCTCGCGTACTACGAGGCGGGGGCCTCGGTGGCGATCACGTCGAGTTATCAGGCGACGTTCGAGGGGTTCGCGCGGCGCGGGGTCTCCCGCGAGCGGGCCGCCGAACTGCTCTCCCTGAGCGTCGAGTCGGCGCGCGAGGCGGCCCGGCGCGCGGAGGCGAAGGGGGTGCCGGGTCCGCTGTGGGTGGCCGCGTCGGCGGGCCCGTACGGGGCGATGCTGGCCGACGGTTCGGAGTACCGGGGCCGCTACGGCCTGACGGTGGCCGAGCTGGAGGCCTTCCACCGTCCCCGGCTCGTCGCCCTCGCCGCGGCCGGGCCGGACATGCTCGCCCTGGAGACCGTGCCGGACACCGACGAGGCGCGGGCGCTGCTGCGGGCCGTACGGGGGCTCGGTGTCCCGGCGTGGCTTTCGTACAGCGTCGCCGGTGACCGTACGCGCGCCGGGCAGCCGCTGGAGGAGGCGTTCGCACTCGCCGCCGACGCGGACGAGATCGTCGCTGTGGGGGTCAACTGCTGTGCCCCCGAGGACGTCGAACCCGCGGTGGCACTGGCCGCGCGCGTCACGGGGAAGCCGGTGGTCGCCTATCCGAACAGCGGCGAGTCCTGGGACGCGGAAGGGCGCGGCTGGCGGGGCGCGGCCACGTTCACCGCGGACCGCGTGGCCGGCTGGGAGCGGGCCGGGGCGCGGCTGATCGGGGGCTGCTGCCGGGTGGGACCCGGCCAGATCGCGGCGCTCGCCGCGGCTGTGCGTCACTGA
- a CDS encoding DoxX family protein, with amino-acid sequence MPRPASGSRPRSRSRSSSTRKSLALAGLLAGAGVAHFAAPKSFDATVPRALPGSARAWTYASGAVELALAAGVALPWTRRRAAQATAAFFVGVFPANVQMAVDWRGKPAPLRTAALARLPLQVPLVLWARGVAKAQEAGS; translated from the coding sequence GTGCCCCGCCCCGCTTCAGGTTCCAGGCCCCGTTCCAGGTCCCGTTCCTCGTCCACGCGCAAGTCCCTCGCGCTCGCCGGGCTGCTCGCCGGTGCCGGGGTGGCGCACTTCGCCGCCCCGAAGTCCTTCGACGCCACGGTGCCCCGCGCGCTGCCGGGCTCCGCGCGCGCGTGGACGTACGCGAGCGGCGCCGTCGAGCTCGCGCTCGCGGCCGGTGTCGCGCTGCCGTGGACGCGCCGCAGGGCCGCTCAGGCCACGGCCGCGTTCTTCGTGGGCGTCTTCCCCGCCAATGTGCAGATGGCGGTCGACTGGCGCGGCAAACCCGCGCCGCTGCGGACCGCGGCCCTCGCGCGGCTTCCCCTTCAGGTGCCGCTCGTCCTGTGGGCGCGCGGCGTGGCCAAGGCCCAGGAGGCCGGATCATGA
- a CDS encoding DUF1906 domain-containing protein, with product MRLRPIRRGRGRAATAAALLVALGALSAAPVGAAPAEAQDGEQVVTYHGYQVRVPATWQVVDLERRPDTCVRFDRPTVYLGRPGNGSTCPARLVGRTEGLVVEPLAGLDPHRVTPSTARAAGHSAVAPGAVSTNDEIQVAVESAGVLVTASHTDANETAVRKVLGSATLTAGGSPAPLPTGRAARTAAAAGAQPGEFTGHGFDACTAPSQKTMDAWRADSPYGAVGVYISGQTRACAQPNLTASWVSKQTAKGWRLIPIEVGRQAPCTTFSNRMSADPATARSQGAAAAVGSVSAARALGIPAGSALYNDIEGYASTASCKAAVLSYLSGWTEALHAGGYLSGFYSGASSGVRDAAAEHDNPAYTRVDHIWFASWNGAATTDAGSYVPASAWPGSQRIHQYAGEVQETWGGAKVNIDRDYLDVG from the coding sequence GTGCGACTTCGTCCGATCCGGCGCGGGCGCGGCCGTGCCGCCACCGCGGCGGCACTGCTCGTCGCACTGGGGGCACTGTCCGCAGCGCCCGTCGGGGCAGCTCCGGCGGAAGCGCAGGACGGCGAACAAGTGGTGACGTACCACGGCTACCAGGTGCGGGTCCCGGCCACGTGGCAGGTCGTCGACCTCGAACGGCGCCCCGACACCTGCGTACGTTTCGACCGGCCCACCGTCTATCTCGGCCGTCCCGGCAACGGGTCGACGTGCCCGGCGAGGCTGGTCGGACGCACGGAGGGTTTGGTCGTCGAACCGCTTGCAGGTCTCGACCCCCACCGTGTGACGCCCTCCACGGCACGCGCCGCCGGTCATTCGGCCGTCGCTCCGGGCGCGGTCTCCACCAATGACGAGATCCAGGTCGCCGTCGAGAGCGCGGGCGTACTCGTCACCGCGTCGCACACCGATGCCAACGAGACCGCGGTACGCAAGGTCCTGGGGTCGGCGACCCTGACGGCGGGCGGCAGTCCCGCGCCGCTGCCGACGGGCCGTGCGGCGCGGACCGCGGCCGCCGCGGGGGCACAGCCCGGCGAGTTCACCGGCCATGGCTTCGACGCCTGCACCGCGCCCTCCCAGAAGACGATGGACGCCTGGCGGGCCGACTCCCCGTACGGCGCCGTCGGCGTCTACATCAGCGGCCAGACACGAGCCTGCGCGCAGCCGAACCTCACCGCCTCCTGGGTGAGCAAGCAGACCGCGAAGGGGTGGCGGCTCATCCCGATCGAGGTCGGCAGGCAAGCCCCCTGCACCACCTTCTCCAACAGGATGTCTGCCGATCCGGCCACCGCACGCTCTCAGGGCGCCGCTGCCGCCGTCGGCTCGGTGTCCGCCGCCCGGGCGCTCGGCATCCCGGCCGGGAGCGCCCTCTACAACGACATCGAGGGCTACGCCTCCACCGCCTCCTGCAAGGCGGCCGTCCTCTCCTACCTGTCCGGCTGGACCGAGGCGCTGCACGCCGGCGGCTATCTCTCCGGCTTCTACTCCGGCGCCTCTTCCGGTGTCCGCGACGCGGCGGCCGAGCACGACAACCCGGCGTACACGCGCGTCGACCACATCTGGTTCGCCTCGTGGAACGGTGCCGCCACCACCGACGCCGGCAGCTACGTCCCGGCTTCCGCCTGGCCGGGCAGTCAGCGCATCCACCAGTACGCCGGTGAGGTCCAGGAGACCTGGGGCGGCGCCAAGGTGAACATCGACCGCGACTATCTCGACGTCGGATAG
- a CDS encoding peroxiredoxin has translation MSKRVEAGDTVEDFTLPDESGTPTRLSELLSEGPVVLFFYPAAMTPGCTAEACHFRDLAAEFAAVGARPVGVSVDPVERQAEFAGKHTLGFPLLSDAQGEVRERFGVARGFSIAPTKRATFVIGQDRVVLEVVRSEFRMSAHADRALAALRERAA, from the coding sequence ATGAGCAAGCGCGTCGAAGCGGGTGACACCGTCGAGGACTTCACCCTGCCGGACGAGAGCGGAACCCCGACGCGGCTGTCGGAGCTGCTGAGCGAGGGGCCCGTCGTCCTCTTCTTCTACCCGGCGGCCATGACGCCCGGGTGCACGGCGGAGGCCTGTCACTTCCGGGATCTCGCCGCCGAGTTCGCGGCCGTCGGCGCGCGGCCCGTGGGCGTCAGCGTCGATCCGGTGGAACGCCAGGCGGAGTTCGCCGGGAAGCACACGCTCGGCTTTCCGCTGCTCTCGGACGCGCAGGGCGAGGTGCGCGAGCGGTTCGGGGTCGCTCGCGGTTTCTCGATCGCGCCGACGAAGCGGGCCACATTCGTCATCGGACAGGACCGCGTCGTCCTCGAAGTGGTCCGCAGCGAGTTCCGGATGAGCGCCCACGCCGACCGTGCGCTCGCGGCGCTGCGGGAACGGGCGGCCTGA
- a CDS encoding pyridoxamine 5'-phosphate oxidase family protein, whose amino-acid sequence MTQTENATTLSRTLPQTDRTRHSRLREQGSLERSDLEAILDAGFVCHLGVLVDGRPVVVPTVYGRDDTRLYLHGSVASRSLAAEPDAPICVTVTHVDGLVLARSVFEHGVNYRSAMIHGVPRTVTDPDEKLAGLRRLTEHATPGQWTYARQPSRKELAATTLLVLSLDEASVKIRSGAPDDGDGPDAALGLWAGTLPLTSRWGAPTADPLLPHGITAPAHIVARAGTRQG is encoded by the coding sequence ATGACCCAGACCGAGAACGCGACAACGCTGTCGCGCACGCTCCCGCAGACCGACCGCACCCGCCACAGCAGGCTCCGCGAGCAGGGCAGCCTCGAACGCTCCGACCTCGAGGCGATCCTCGACGCGGGGTTCGTCTGCCACCTCGGCGTCCTCGTCGACGGCCGCCCCGTCGTCGTCCCCACCGTCTACGGCCGCGACGACACCCGGCTCTACCTGCACGGATCGGTGGCGAGCCGCAGCCTGGCCGCCGAACCCGATGCGCCGATATGCGTGACCGTCACCCACGTCGACGGCCTGGTCCTCGCCCGCTCCGTCTTCGAGCACGGCGTGAACTACCGCAGCGCGATGATCCACGGCGTACCGCGCACGGTCACCGACCCCGACGAGAAACTCGCGGGCCTGCGCCGCCTCACCGAGCACGCGACCCCGGGCCAGTGGACGTACGCCCGGCAGCCGAGCCGCAAGGAGCTGGCCGCCACCACCCTCCTGGTGCTCTCCCTCGACGAGGCCTCCGTCAAGATCCGTTCGGGCGCCCCCGACGACGGCGACGGGCCCGACGCCGCCCTCGGCCTGTGGGCCGGCACCCTGCCCCTGACCTCCCGCTGGGGCGCGCCCACCGCCGACCCGCTGCTGCCGCACGGCATCACCGCCCCGGCACACATCGTGGCGCGCGCGGGGACCCGGCAGGGCTGA
- a CDS encoding glycoside hydrolase family 2 TIM barrel-domain containing protein produces MSLPEESALPYYEQVSPGTGGVAPRSWYAASDAASLSLDGPWRFRLSATADAHDESFARPGHDASAWTELTVPGHWVLQGGGVHGSPAYTNTVYPFPVDPPRVPTENPTGDHLRVFDLPDDWPVSGASVLRFEGVESCARVWLNGEELGEFKGSRLPHEFAVEGLLRAAGNVLAVRVHQWSSGSYLEDQDQWWLPGIFREVTLLHRPDGADADFFVHTAYDHRTGEGTLRVEASAGGRVTVPELGVEVGAGEPVTLPVEPWTAETPRLYAGELATQGGETIPFRAGFRTVAVEDGVLKVNGKRILFRGVNRHEFHPERGRAVDEETMRQDVLLMKRHNINAVRTSHYPPHPAFLDLCDEFGLWVIDECDLETHGFTHERWQRNPVDDERWTPALLDRAARMVERDKNHASVIMWSLGNECGTGAGLSAMAASIRDRDPSRPLHYEGDPSCADTDVYSRMYADHAEVERIGRHEDEGPEARRELPFVLCEYAHAMGNGPGGLSEYQRLFETYDRLQGGFVWEWIDHGLADGRYGYAYGGDFGEELHDGNFVCDGLLFPDRTPSPGLVEYKKVIEPVLVEGDGTAGTVRVTNRHDFADLATLAFTWSYEVDGVPVESGPLAVPALAPGESADVKLPAPPDAARGAETQWTVRAALADDTAWADRGHVVAWGQLPVSGRKSVVPASGASPVREAEVITLGPAVFDARTGELRSVGQVPVTGVRLDVWRAPTDNDNGADWQADRRFGLLWRTAGLHRMRHRLDQVLLESGALTVLTRVAPAAEQFALGTEYRWTADDAGRLSLTVSVTPEGDWTVPLPRLGVRLGLPSSATHARWFGGGPGEAYPDTRAASRLGLWEASVDELQTPYVRPQENGARADVRRVEIGGLRIAGEPEFSFTARRWTSEHLDAAGHRTDLVAGDTVWVNLDHVQHGIGSQSCGPGPLPRYVHEVAPATFAFTFSAAG; encoded by the coding sequence ATGTCCCTCCCCGAGGAATCCGCACTCCCCTACTACGAGCAGGTGTCCCCCGGGACCGGTGGTGTCGCGCCGCGCTCCTGGTACGCCGCCTCCGACGCCGCGTCCCTGTCCCTGGACGGCCCGTGGCGCTTCCGCCTCTCGGCGACGGCTGACGCGCACGACGAGTCCTTCGCGCGTCCCGGCCACGACGCGTCCGCCTGGACGGAGCTGACGGTGCCGGGGCACTGGGTGCTCCAGGGCGGCGGGGTCCACGGGTCACCGGCGTACACGAACACCGTCTACCCGTTCCCCGTCGACCCGCCGCGTGTCCCGACCGAGAACCCGACCGGTGACCATCTGCGCGTCTTCGACCTGCCGGACGACTGGCCGGTGTCGGGGGCCTCCGTGCTGCGCTTCGAGGGGGTCGAGTCGTGTGCGCGGGTCTGGCTGAACGGCGAGGAGCTCGGCGAGTTCAAGGGCTCGCGGCTGCCGCACGAGTTCGCGGTCGAGGGGCTGCTGCGCGCGGCGGGCAACGTCCTGGCCGTACGCGTCCATCAGTGGTCGTCCGGCTCGTACCTGGAGGACCAGGACCAGTGGTGGCTGCCCGGCATCTTCCGTGAGGTCACGCTGCTGCACCGGCCCGACGGCGCGGACGCCGACTTCTTCGTGCACACCGCGTACGACCACCGCACCGGGGAAGGCACGCTGCGGGTCGAGGCGAGCGCGGGAGGGCGCGTGACCGTGCCCGAACTCGGTGTGGAGGTCGGGGCGGGTGAGCCGGTGACGCTGCCGGTGGAGCCGTGGACGGCCGAGACGCCGCGCCTGTACGCGGGTGAACTGGCCACACAGGGCGGCGAGACCATCCCCTTCCGCGCCGGTTTCCGTACCGTCGCCGTGGAGGACGGTGTCCTCAAGGTCAACGGGAAGCGGATCCTGTTCCGCGGCGTCAACCGGCACGAGTTCCACCCGGAGCGCGGACGCGCCGTCGACGAGGAGACGATGCGCCAGGACGTCCTCCTCATGAAGCGGCACAACATCAACGCCGTGCGCACCTCGCACTACCCGCCCCACCCGGCGTTCCTCGACCTGTGCGACGAGTTCGGCCTGTGGGTGATCGACGAGTGCGACCTGGAGACGCACGGCTTCACCCACGAGCGGTGGCAGCGCAATCCGGTCGACGACGAGCGCTGGACCCCGGCGCTCCTCGACCGGGCGGCCCGCATGGTGGAGCGCGACAAGAACCACGCGTCGGTGATCATGTGGTCGCTCGGCAACGAGTGCGGCACGGGCGCGGGCCTGAGCGCGATGGCCGCCTCGATCCGCGACCGCGACCCGTCCCGCCCGCTGCACTACGAGGGCGACCCGTCGTGCGCCGACACCGACGTCTACTCGCGGATGTACGCGGACCACGCCGAGGTCGAACGCATCGGCCGGCACGAGGACGAGGGCCCCGAGGCGCGCCGGGAACTCCCTTTCGTCCTGTGCGAGTACGCGCACGCGATGGGCAACGGACCCGGCGGACTCTCCGAGTACCAGCGCCTGTTCGAGACGTACGACCGGCTCCAGGGCGGGTTCGTCTGGGAGTGGATCGACCACGGCCTCGCGGACGGGAGGTACGGGTACGCGTACGGCGGTGACTTCGGCGAGGAGCTGCACGACGGCAACTTCGTGTGCGACGGGCTCCTCTTCCCCGACCGCACGCCCTCGCCCGGACTCGTCGAGTACAAGAAGGTGATCGAGCCGGTCCTGGTCGAGGGCGACGGGACGGCCGGCACGGTCCGCGTCACGAACCGCCACGACTTCGCGGACCTCGCCACGCTGGCCTTCACCTGGTCGTACGAGGTGGACGGCGTGCCGGTGGAGTCCGGTCCGCTCGCCGTGCCCGCGCTCGCGCCCGGCGAGAGCGCGGACGTGAAGCTGCCCGCCCCGCCGGACGCGGCGCGGGGCGCGGAGACGCAGTGGACGGTACGGGCGGCGCTCGCCGACGACACCGCGTGGGCGGACCGGGGGCATGTGGTCGCATGGGGTCAACTCCCCGTGTCAGGACGGAAGTCGGTCGTTCCGGCGAGCGGGGCGTCGCCGGTGCGGGAGGCGGAGGTCATCACGCTCGGCCCGGCCGTCTTCGATGCGCGTACGGGCGAACTGCGCAGCGTCGGACAGGTGCCGGTCACCGGGGTGCGCCTGGACGTGTGGCGGGCGCCGACGGACAACGACAACGGCGCCGACTGGCAGGCGGACCGGCGGTTCGGCCTCCTGTGGCGCACGGCCGGGCTGCACCGCATGCGGCACCGCCTCGACCAAGTCCTCCTGGAATCAGGCGCGTTGACGGTACTGACCCGGGTGGCCCCCGCGGCCGAGCAGTTCGCGCTCGGCACGGAGTACCGCTGGACCGCGGACGATGCGGGCCGTCTGAGCCTGACGGTCTCGGTGACCCCCGAGGGCGACTGGACGGTGCCGCTCCCCCGCCTGGGCGTCCGTCTCGGTCTGCCGTCGTCCGCCACGCACGCGCGCTGGTTCGGCGGCGGTCCCGGCGAGGCCTACCCGGACACGCGTGCCGCGTCGCGGCTCGGCCTGTGGGAGGCGTCCGTCGACGAGCTCCAGACTCCGTACGTGCGCCCGCAGGAGAACGGTGCGCGCGCGGATGTCCGCCGGGTGGAGATCGGCGGCCTGCGGATCGCCGGAGAGCCGGAGTTCTCGTTCACGGCCCGCCGCTGGACGAGCGAACACCTCGACGCGGCCGGGCACCGCACGGACCTGGTGGCCGGGGACACGGTGTGGGTGAACCTGGACCACGTCCAGCACGGCATCGGCTCCCAGTCCTGCGGCCCCGGCCCGCTCCCGCGGTACGTCCACGAGGTGGCCCCGGCCACGTTCGCCTTCACGTTCTCGGCGGCGGGGTGA
- a CDS encoding VOC family protein: MTEITARLDAVGVVVSDMAAAVTFYRRLGLAFPEGAEEQPHAEAVLPGGLRVLLDTEETVKSFHPSWRAPARGASRHGLAFDCGDAAGVDAVYEELLAAGYEGELKPWDAFWGQRYAVVLDPDGNGVDLFAPPATTS; the protein is encoded by the coding sequence ATGACCGAGATCACCGCACGACTCGACGCCGTGGGCGTCGTCGTCTCCGACATGGCCGCCGCCGTCACGTTCTACCGCCGCCTCGGCCTCGCGTTCCCCGAAGGGGCCGAGGAGCAGCCGCACGCGGAGGCCGTCCTGCCCGGCGGCCTGCGCGTCCTGCTCGACACCGAGGAGACCGTGAAGTCGTTCCACCCGTCCTGGCGGGCTCCCGCCCGTGGTGCCTCCCGGCACGGGCTGGCCTTCGACTGCGGCGACGCGGCCGGGGTCGACGCCGTCTACGAGGAGCTGCTGGCCGCCGGGTACGAGGGCGAGCTCAAGCCCTGGGACGCGTTCTGGGGCCAGCGGTACGCCGTGGTCCTCGATCCCGACGGGAACGGTGTCGACCTGTTCGCACCGCCGGCCACCACCTCGTAA
- a CDS encoding ROK family transcriptional regulator has product MKRTSRDIRTANRYAVLRHLIARSPASRGELAAATGLSQATVATLVGELTALGLLVEVGFEESEGGRPRSLVAVDAAGGALIGVDVAETYVHAELFDLALGVVARAEEELRPGESSPEEVVDRIAAAVGAVVAAGDARRPPRVLGVGVTMPGQVDRERGVAVRAANWGWRDVPLTALLGERLPYPVHLDNPLRAATVAELWFGAARGRDDAVVINLGTGVGAGLALGGALHRGVTNSAGEWGHTTLVLDGRPCRCGDAGCVEAYVGAPAIMRTLRELAPGSALSTDEDQTATIGALGRAAAGGDPVALRVVRETARHLGAAVADLVNLLNPEVIVLSSWVAAALGTPLLTEVREAVARHALGSPFAATEIVLSPIPTDPVSLGAATFALEGVLSSPGLTGTTLTPRTT; this is encoded by the coding sequence GTGAAGCGCACATCCCGGGACATCAGGACGGCGAACCGCTACGCGGTGCTGCGCCACCTCATCGCCAGGTCCCCCGCCTCCCGGGGCGAGTTGGCGGCGGCGACCGGACTCAGTCAGGCGACCGTCGCCACGCTCGTGGGGGAGCTCACGGCGCTCGGCCTGCTCGTCGAGGTCGGCTTCGAGGAGTCCGAGGGCGGGCGTCCGCGCTCGCTCGTCGCGGTCGACGCGGCGGGCGGCGCGCTCATCGGCGTCGACGTGGCGGAGACATACGTGCACGCGGAGCTCTTCGATCTCGCGCTGGGCGTCGTGGCGCGCGCCGAGGAGGAGCTGCGGCCCGGCGAGTCCTCCCCGGAGGAGGTCGTCGACCGGATCGCGGCGGCGGTGGGGGCCGTGGTCGCCGCCGGGGACGCGCGCCGCCCGCCGCGGGTGCTCGGGGTGGGCGTCACGATGCCGGGGCAGGTCGACCGCGAGCGCGGGGTCGCGGTCCGCGCCGCGAACTGGGGCTGGCGCGACGTGCCGCTGACCGCGCTGCTCGGCGAGCGCCTCCCCTACCCGGTCCACCTCGACAACCCGCTGCGTGCGGCGACGGTCGCGGAGCTGTGGTTCGGTGCCGCGCGCGGCCGCGACGACGCCGTGGTGATCAACCTCGGCACCGGCGTCGGCGCGGGCCTCGCGCTCGGCGGCGCCCTGCACCGCGGCGTCACGAACAGCGCCGGCGAGTGGGGTCACACCACTCTCGTGCTCGACGGGCGGCCGTGTCGCTGCGGCGACGCCGGGTGCGTGGAGGCGTACGTGGGCGCGCCCGCCATCATGCGGACCCTGCGCGAACTCGCCCCGGGCAGCGCGCTGTCGACCGACGAGGACCAGACCGCCACGATCGGCGCGCTCGGCCGCGCGGCCGCCGGCGGCGACCCGGTGGCGCTGCGGGTCGTCCGGGAGACCGCCCGCCATCTCGGCGCCGCCGTCGCGGACCTGGTGAACCTGCTCAACCCCGAAGTGATCGTGCTCAGCAGCTGGGTGGCTGCCGCGCTCGGTACGCCCCTGCTGACCGAAGTGCGCGAGGCCGTCGCGCGGCACGCGCTGGGCAGCCCGTTCGCGGCCACCGAGATCGTCCTGTCCCCGATACCGACCGACCCCGTGAGCCTGGGCGCGGCGACCTTCGCCCTGGAGGGCGTGCTGTCGTCGCCGGGCCTGACCGGCACCACCCTCACTCCGCGCACGACCTGA